The Engystomops pustulosus chromosome 2, aEngPut4.maternal, whole genome shotgun sequence genomic interval atatagaacgctactgtaggcgtaagtaagctgtttggattctcctatggctattttctagccaagtatcaaagcacactactatgccagatgagatgacactgagttagtgcctaattgaaatccaacccctactaaattttcccacttcggtctttgctatggatatgtgcgtcactaagcgcaaaacacagcggtcgcaagtctcactacaaattgctcagaattggctagtacatgcactgcagcaagtacagccaccagcagatcaaccagaaatcaaatatatagaacgctactgtaggcgtaagtaagctgtttggattctcctatggctattttctagccaagtatcaaagcacactactatgccagatgagatgacactgagttagtgcctaattgaaatccaacccctactaaattttcccacttcggtctttgaggtggatatgtgtgccactaagagctaaacacaacggtagcaagtccccctgctaattcctcacaaaatggtactagatgcaaataaaaaaaaaaaaagtagaacgttattgtagccctaagaagggctgttgggttcttggagaatcactcctgcctaacagtaagctaatagaacaccctaacgctttccctgaccagcagcagctctctccctagcggcatccagacacagaatgatccgagcagcgcgggcagcggctagtctatcccagggtcacctgatctggccagccaaccactgctatcgacgtgtaagggtaccacgtcatgctgggtggagtgcagagtctcctggcttgtgattggctctgtttctggccgccaaaaagcaaaacggcgggagctgccattttctcgagcgggcgaagtattcgtccgagcaacgagcagtttcgagtacgctaatgctcgaccgagcatcaagctcggacgagcatgttcgctcatctctagtcacactcCAAAACGTCACATCACATTGAACAAAAGTTTTACCAGTTTTTGTTGCTTTATTTtagttttggagtgctgccttttctccttgactctcccacagatgagccAAGACCAGGACCTAGCGGCACTGCACCCCCTCCTTGTTAGGAGTTATTTACtctgtgctgccttggacttttaGGCCTTCTAATCAGTATGAGTCATTGTTGTTTTCATTGTACTTGAAAATTGTATGTAACTCCTTATCCCTTtaaaacatagatttttttttttttttaaatgtaaaagcttgtattttctttttgttaatTCTTAGCAAATATTGTAATCTTGAGTAGTTTTTACTATAATCAATGATATTCTATGTCCGAAgcgaattataaaaaaaattgcattctaTTCAGAATTCAGATTAAATTTAGTGCCCAAAAATTGCCAGATTTGTACCGAATCTACGAACCTATGAATTCAATTGCTCGTCTCTACagtgctgccgcgattcacttacatcgtgcgtccgatttcctgcatgtgtcgcttccccgctaaggccctccggagttcaccttcttcttcccattttATGTGAGTgcttgttttgcgacacaatttaaatgttaaatcctgcacttagtccaaatcagtcagatcgtccgacggcctgcctccccatttgtgtcgcatgaaagccggcgccgatgcatcaAAATACGATCGGGTACACCAAAATCCCTggctaaatgcggcgcaaattggaaatcgtcggaataTTAGCAAACattgtatgatcacttgattttttttttttaaataatgtaatCTACATTTTTGTCAACATTTGAAGGATTTTCACCAAGCCACTAgatcattggcccagatttactaagggccatgtgcCAGAATTCTGTccatttgtgtcacggctgcacttttgtgcattttgtcactgaaatgggtgtttcggtgcacagtcggaccctgTACCATATTTAGCATTTCACACACCCCATGTTtgtactgtttttagtaaatgtggccaatTGTTATGtgcaggcctttgctttgaatgacttcagcaccagCCACAGGACATTACTAGTCTTTCACACTGCTCTAATGGGATGCTGCTCCACTgcttcttcttccagtctcttccacagatcTGTGActtttgtgggtttcttggccataattttgtcaccaaggattttccagaggttttctattgagtTCAAATCAGGACTCTGGGATGACAATTtcattgttttaatgttttctgtTAAAGAACTTCTTTTCTCGTTTCCATGTGTGACTGGGGGCACTgttctgcatgaaaattgctggctgattaagTGTTGAACACAAGGGAGGAGCCACATGTTGTTGAAGAAACTTGTATtccctctgccatgtagctgtatgagagtaccaactcctgctgcagaatacatttcccaaaccatgacacttcctccaccatctttcactgacttctttacacactttggtttAGTCTTTCCCTAGTTGGGAGAAACAAAGTTTCCCATcagatttaattaaattaaacttGTTCTCATCacaaaaatgaactgtggacacttctcatctgtccacacaacattctcctcagcaaaggtgagagTAGACCAGGGGTTGGGGACCTATGGCTCATGAGCAAAATGTGGCTTTTTGATGGCTACACCTGGCTCTCAGGACAAATCTCTCATAAGTAGTGATtggtgttgtgtgtgtgtttaagACACCCAAACCGCTGATCACAGGCAggggtaacatcgctgcctgtgtcctgtgtgcaaCTTAGGCATTGTCCCGATCCTTAGATGACGGCTCCTTGGTCATAGAGAGAAGTAGACACCAGCATCTACAAGGAGTGCAGGAACCACAAGGAGGGAATGTAGGTAGGTGAGTATTAATGAATGGGGCTACCTACCTAATTTTGATCAGTATGTTTTACAATTATCtaatttgtatttttattctgtgctttagaatatatgtaATTATGAAATAAATTGAatggaaaactttttttggaaactCTTTGGTGGAATCTACTTTTTTAACAGATttcaaataattttatattttctatCTCAGGTACCTTTTATGAAATGTCATAAATTCATAACCTGCTTATtttaattatgaaaatataaGGTGGTTGATTACATCACTGTGAAATATTGGGGTCTGTGGGTTCTGTTGTTACTTCCTTTCATCTTACAGCTACTTATATACTATAATCTGTTttattggggatatttatcactgCAACATGTACTGCCTGGAATtgaaattattttcccctttatgccGCCTCTTCATGAAATGGGTGAGATGTAAAGGGGGTGCGTCCAGCAGTGATGTGGCTTTACTGTCTGTAGCCTGGATAAGAGCAGGTTAAAgggcaattctacaccagacagGGGTAATGGTCCAATGGGCAAAGCCGCCAGTAGGATACATCAGGAGACAGGAGCCTTCAGGCTAATACAGTTTTATGTTGAAATTCCCAATAAGGTTCAAGGGGTTGGCCCCTCTTTTGTATAAGCGACTCATGTGCCTTTACTAATGTAATAATTAATGTTCCTCAAGTaactcagcagtcctgctacttacttttgtgctgtctgcagaatctctgtgattctttgtttacatgtctgagctctgataaatgggaggggccagcagcaggagattatgactgctccctccccctctccagttCCTGTATcaggctggagcagtgagaaagAGTGAAGAAGGCTtgtatatatgcagggggcagtatggtgagaacagggaatggCTGTAGCTATAAAAGGAGGCAAATGTACAGCtaaatatacatgcagagacatgtccaaTAGAACAGATTTATTAGAAAGCGGCCAACACCTTTAATTATCTACTTAATACCGTGTATATAGTCTTAAACCTCACAATTCTTATGCAAACCGAGAATAATTTATCCTTCTTATTGTTTTTCCCAATTAATACAGTTCACTGGATGGAGaatttactgtacattcatcATATGTTATCCGCCTCAATGCATGTCGCTGCAATGTACATTTTGCATATAGATTTACCATGTAAAATATGTATAGAATATGGATAGCGTACACTTTTTTAATACAAGGAACAGAAAAAAATTAGCTAAACACCATCTCTTCCGACATGTATCTAACCGTTTGTTGGCTATGCCTTTAAAACTAGACCGAAACCATCGGCACAATTCGAgaattttataaatgtaattaTATTTTATTGACTTTGGATAATTTGGATAATCATAATTATGGATTGTAAATGTTTTTTGAAAATCAAACAGCTATGAAGTTTACATTTaaaatttgatgttttttttaccttttacaaATTTGGTAGAAAcaagggtttattttttatttttagaatttgtTTTCACTATTTGAAGTCATTACAAATATCGTACACATTTCTAATATCTCCTCCTTCTACCAATGGATGTAGTcaaatctagagatgagcgagcactaaaatgctcgagtgctcgaacttttcccgatgctcgagtgctcgtattgaataatgaaccccattgatgtcaatgggagactggagcatttttcactgaaagaacacattgaaagaactctaaagaagaacacattgcagatgtttgcagatgttttcactgaaagaacacattgaaagaacacagtgaagaacatattgtagatgttccatacatctgctaacttatcagaagacacgcgcgccgaacggtgttcttcacaatagtatatgaagaacaatgtgtgtgaagaacacattgcagatgtttccatacatctgcaatgtgttcttcacacataataggggtcatttactaagggcccgattcgcgttttcccgacgtgttacccgaatatttccgatttgcaccgattctctctgaattgccccgggattttggtgcacgcgatcggattgtggtgcatcggcgctggcatgcatgcaacagaaattggggggtgtggccgaacgaaaacccgacagattcggaaaaaacgctgcatttaaaaaaaaatgtgtctcggagcttgcacttaccttcactaggaataggccgtgaacttgagtgcattccgatgctcttcagcgcagcagcgccatctggtggacgtcggaggaactaccttaatgaatcccagctggacccgaatccactgcagagaacgcgccgctggatcgtgaatggatcgggtaagtaaatctgccccaatgttcttcacatactatagtgaagaacaccgttcggcatgcgtgtcttcggataagttagtagatgttcagaacatctgcaatgtgttcttcacttaaatgatcctgtgttcactgtgttcaatgttttaattgtattcttcactgttcttcactgtgtttcgtgaatactcgaacgagcatgaagataggacgagtatactcgctcaactCTAGTCAAATCCTAAAATGCTGAAACTTTGTATCAATCTAGCATtgcatatttatgtatttttttatccaTTGTCTTCAAGGTCTTTTGAAGCGAAGACAGAAAATGGAaaatcaatctgcagtttcagaagTTTTTTTAGTCGGATTTCCGGGGCTTCCTCAAGACATGCACAGCCTTTTGTCCACTGCAATGTTTTTGGTTTACATCTTCTCCCTTACAGCCAATGGCAGTGTCATCTGTTTGGTCACCTTAAATGCATCTCTTCATCAACCCATGTATCTGCTAATAGCCAACCTCACCACCTCTGGTCTGTTATTTGACACAGTTACATTACCAAAACTCATCGCCAGATTCTGGTTTGGATCTTCTTCTATTAATTTTAATGTCTGCCTCTTCCAAATGTTCTTGGTCCACTCGCTCGGCAGCCTTGATTCTTTCCTGTTGATGGAGATGGCCATAGACCGATACGTTGCTATCTCCCAGCCCCTAAGATATTCATTGATTATTACCAATAAGAGACTTGTGGTTATTTGTGTCATGACTTGGATTGTTTTAGCCCCATCTACAAACGCAGTTATTGCTATGCAAACTTCAGAAGTTGTTCTATATTGTCCATCATCACCTAAAAATATAAACACCTTATTTTGTACCCAAACTACAGTCACGGCGTTAGCATGTAGAGATGCCACCAACCCTAGGAAATTTGCTTTTGTGTGTGCAATGGTGGTTCTCCTTCTACCTTTAGGGGTCATTCTGCTTTCTTACTTCTTGATCTTACTAGAGATCTTTACATCATTTCGCTCTGAAAATTGGCAGAAAGCTTTCTACACCTGCGCAACCCATCTGCTGGTTGTGACTTTATATTACATGCCTCGAATCTTTACATACATCGTCACTAACATTCCTTCAATAATTATTATAAAGCCAGATATCAATGCTCTTCTTCTGTTTTCTTTCTCGAATGTCCCACATATGGCAAATCCTATTATTTATTTTCTCAGGACAAAAGAAATCAGGCAAACGTTGACCAAATCTCTTCAGAGAATAAAGTACAGAGTTGGCAAAATGTCCATTTTTTAACATCCAAACTATTGAAAGTAATTGTCACCTTTTGTTTACTGATCTATGTAAGTAGATTCAATGTAAATCCcatttaatttaactttaaaaaagtaaaaatacataTTATGCAATATATTCCTAGTCCATTCTGCTTTTTTAAGTTTTCATTGTGTTACAAATGTAATATCTAATTAAAGAGATGATTAAAATAAGAAGACCTTTTCCTAAAgcggagcggcctttggaaagcaggggCCAGGCGAGGTAGATGTCGAGGACAGACTTGGGGATGCTCCTGAAGTAACTCCTCAGCATGCACCATAAACTGCACATCAATCCGAGTAGCTAGTGTAATGAGAcctgaactgcatactctccaacagatgagtccccttgacgcaGGTTCATCAGCGCAGTCTCAGCTGAGGAAGCTAGTGCAGATTCTTCAAACACAGCCAAGAATTCCGccaggaaaacagtgtgcgtagcCGTGAACTGAttgcctctgtcccaaagaggggtagcccaggccagggccttcccggagaggaggctgatgatgaatgccaccttggatccctcaaactgagacagcatgagttctatgtgcaaggagcactgagtaataaagcccctgcacagcttggggtccccatcatacttggcAGGCATAAGACAGTCGTAGCCTTGGTTCAATGGCAGGAAGGCAAGCTGAGGTAGCAGGAGAAGTCATAGGAGTAGTCGCAGGAATCTGACACTGAGTGGCAAGCAACTGTTGCAGCACGGTGGTGACTTGTCCTAGCTGTTCTCCTTGcgaggcaatctgctgggactgctggaccacaatggtggtaagatcagccagtttcaGAAGTGgcaccttggcggggtccatggcctggatcTTTCTTCgagggttcggggtcagtgaaccccctggaccaccacggacgatgacacaagctgacacctagGACCTGAATCTatatggcacccggtcttcaccagagcctgcagcaaaataggatggtcttgctgtggcctgataacaccaggttgttccacaggtgcaacttgccCGCAGGTTGAGATACAGAATCActgggcagtctcgtggtcaggaacaggcagatagtCAAGGCAGacggcaatgatgcaaggttggggatggagcaggaggtcaaggctggcagcgaaggaacAAGGTCAGGATCAGGTACGAGGTGAGCAGAACACAAGGAATACGCAGGAGTAGCTTTCTCATAGGCTTGGAGaactaagatccggcagggtttgctGGGAGAAACCGGCTTTTAAGGCAAACCCGtaagtggccagtgccaatcagcttTGCGCTGGCCCTATAAATCTACGAGTGCCGGCAGGTGCCCTAAAGAGCGGGGACGCACATGGTGACGAGCCGGAGCGGGAGCAGGAACCCAGAGAGGTAAGTGAGCTCGGGCACTGCcagggagaggggcacgggtgtgcctgcaatccgatatgtggatcgcagggacacccgtgacactaaTTACCAAACTCAAAGCCTGTATGTCTGGCTGAGGTTTGGTTTTGGGATCTTGAGTTCTGAACCAACTATGTTTGCTCAACCCTAACTCTAACTCTACTCCAGCAAAAAACTTTGTAGTCACAAAGGGCCTCACTTTCTCCCGGATGTGAAAAATGGATAAGTTTCAACTAACCAATGAGCAACATGCTCTTAaattatcataagtgtctgagagcagaatttttctagttgaccatggcaaccaatcagagctcagctttcaggcAACAGTGACATAGAACAAGTGATGTCACCTGTGGCAGCTGAGACCACTGAACGGCTGCAGCTTGGCCAGTGACTCCTGGCAGTTTTGGCCCAATGAGGGTTAGATTAGGGTATGTACCATCATAATAGAATGTAGGATTTAGAAGGTCACTTTTTGCCCTTTCCAATTTTGTGCCATAACAACTAAAAAGTAAAATGAAATTAACCTTTCCAGTGAGCAATCCCAACTATAATATGGCATTTTTTGGTCAAAGTGATTAACTATAAGGCGGTATAATGGGATAATTTTGGTGGGATTGTACTGTTGCATTTTGATGTTTCTTCTGCCCCTTTGGTCATGTTAGATAATGCTGAAATGCTCAGGGCTTTAATTATACCCGACGCACAGCCATGAATTTGTGAATTTGATGCTAGGCCCTGCTGTGCTTAGAATTGCCCTATATTCTTGTCCATACTTTATCAAGGCTTGCACACCTGTACAAATCTTGATAACCAACCTCCCCCTTATGTGTCTAATTTATATAGACACCCTACGGCACCTTATGGCAATGGCCCCTATGTGGTAATATTGTATCTTTCACTTCCTTCTTTCAAACATCATAATTCCAATTTTGTGGTCAAATTGGAGTCTATTGCCATCATTATCCATAAATCATCCCATGAAAGAATCCAAATTCCAGATGGTTGATGAAACTCCTCATTAGCCGTGTCTTATCAGTCATTTCTGTCTAGTGTTGTTGTTATGGCCACTGCGGTCCCTGGTGACGTTCCCCATAGGATATCATAGACTATAAATCCTGCAGTGATGATCCGCAGCAGACTGCCGGGATTCCTGCCGAAGCTTCTACTTCTTCCCATTCACTGTGAGTTACACGTTCTCATCCATCTCCATGGTCTTACTAGTTTTATGTTTTAAGCTTCTAGATTCTAGATAGAACTGTAGATGTAACTCTACCAGGAGGAGGAATCGCATAGAGGTAAGTGGTGACGTGTGCAACACAAAACCATGAGAAATCTCCCACAATAATATAAGTCAGATTTACTGTTTTTATGTAAtttcatgtaaaaatgaaaatctcTACAAATTTCTATTCCGTTTGCCTCAGAGGCaatcaccctgtatacagccggtCCTGCTCTCAACTGAGACTATTGTATATAGTCTGTATGATTCTCTGTGTAACTATGTGTCTGCATTTGGTTCTTTacactaaaaataatataaaagtttataaatatttttgtgATTTATAGGATTCTCTGCATATACCTCTGGTACTGGAGACATCCGACATGTCCGCGTCTATGGATTTTCTCCATTTACTTTATTGTATCTATTCAGCGTTTGCACTTTACTTCTATATTTGTATTTAGTTCATTGTGATATTTATAATTACTATTGCACTGAAtgtcatttttatgcatttttacacTATTTACACTATTTTATATGTTCTTTGATCAACTGCAGTTTTGCTGTATAGTAAACTCGCTGGAGCTGTGTTATTTGTTGCTTGAGAAATGTGACACTCCAAAATGTCACATGACGTGGGACAACAATTTTACCAgtttttattgctgtattttgcttttggagtgctgccttttctccttgactagagatgagcgagtatactcgtccgagcttgatgctcgttcgagtattaaggtactcgagacggctcgttgctcggacgagtatttcccctgctcgagatcgagcatttaattaaaaaaacacagtgaagaacaatgaagaatagaataaaaacagtgaacacagtgaacacaggatcatttaagtgaaaaacacagtaaagaacacagtgaagaatagattacagatgttcggcacatctgcttacttgtcggaagatacgcgcggaacggtgcgaacaaaatagtatgtgaagaacaatatatatgtgtgaagaacacattgaagaacacggtgagcaggacagagacaacggggagcagcacagagacaccggggagcagcacagagacatggggcagcggcagcacagagacatggggcagcggcagcacggagacatggggcagcggcagcacggagacatggggcacggagacatggggcacggagacatcggggcacggagacatcggggcacggagagcagcggggcacggagagcagcggggcacggagagcagcggggcacggagagcagcgaggcacggagagcagcggggcacggagagcagcggggcacggagagcagcggggcacggagagcagcggcgcacggagagcagcggggcacggagacatggggcacggagacatggggcacggagacatcggggcacggagacatcggggcacggagagcagcggggcacggagagcagcggggcacggagagcagcggggcacggagagcagcggggcacggagagcagcggggcacgggacagcgtatctcccgacaagtaagcagatgtgcagaacatctgcaatctattcttcactgtgtttttcacttaaatgatcctgtgttcactgtttttattctattcttcactgttcttcacatctgctaacttgtcgggagataatatacgcgcggaacagtgaagaatagattgcagatgtttgcacacatctgctaacttatcagaagacattctttttcaattaattaacacattttattcccgaaccatggtccctttgaaaaatgctcgagtctcccattgacttcaatggggctcgttattcgagacgagcactcgagcatcaggaaaagttcgtctcgaataacgagcactcgagcattttagtgctcgctcatctctatccttGACTCTACTACAGATGAGCCAAGACCAGGACCAAGGGGCACTGCACCCCCTCCTTGTTAGGGGTTATTTACACTGTGCTGCCTTGGTTTTTTAGGCTTCTAttcagtcactggggcacatttacttacccggtccattcccgttccagcggcggcttctccgacgagcgttcgggtcttccggcgattcatgaaggtcctgcgcccaatgtccgccgaggtgccccggacttcatcgtcttcatcgtggtgcatgtgagtatggcgcgtgctaccatttttttttttttaaaatgctgcgttttttccaaatccggcgggttttcgttcggctacgccccccgatttccgtcgcgtgcatgccagcgccgatgcgccacaatctgatcgcgtgcgccaaaatcccggggcaatacagggaaaatcggcaca includes:
- the LOC140116973 gene encoding olfactory receptor 52K1-like — its product is MVPSGSSFLNDQEPEVTSSKYFVIVGQFQKQLICLGLLKRRQKMENQSAVSEVFLVGFPGLPQDMHSLLSTAMFLVYIFSLTANGSVICLVTLNASLHQPMYLLIANLTTSGLLFDTVTLPKLIARFWFGSSSINFNVCLFQMFLVHSLGSLDSFLLMEMAIDRYVAISQPLRYSLIITNKRLVVICVMTWIVLAPSTNAVIAMQTSEVVLYCPSSPKNINTLFCTQTTVTALACRDATNPRKFAFVCAMVVLLLPLGVILLSYFLILLEIFTSFRSENWQKAFYTCATHLLVVTLYYMPRIFTYIVTNIPSIIIIKPDINALLLFSFSNVPHMANPIIYFLRTKEIRQTLTKSLQRIKYRVGKMSIF